One genomic region from Corallococcus soli encodes:
- the panC gene encoding pantoate--beta-alanine ligase: protein MAPRVLRTVPEVKAWVETLQQEGRRLALVPTMGFLHEGHVSLMREGGRRADVVAASIFVNPTQFGPREDLARYPRDFEGDLGRCASAGVEAVFAPEPSVMYPPGYQTYVDVTDVSQGLCGERRPGHFRGVATIVTQLLALFRPKVALFGEKDYQQLQVIRTLNRDLHLGADIVGMPTVREADGLAMSSRNAYLSADERQRALALSKGVRAAQALLSSGTRDTGVLVDAVRRELKAADLREDYVEVRDAETLSPLGTVAPGQTARVLVAAFCGATRLIDNMPLDG, encoded by the coding sequence ATGGCCCCTCGCGTCCTGCGCACCGTGCCGGAGGTGAAGGCCTGGGTGGAGACCCTCCAGCAGGAGGGCCGCCGCCTGGCGCTCGTGCCCACCATGGGCTTCCTCCATGAGGGCCACGTCTCGCTCATGAGGGAGGGCGGCCGGCGCGCGGACGTGGTGGCTGCCTCCATCTTCGTGAACCCCACGCAGTTCGGTCCCCGCGAGGACCTGGCGCGCTACCCGCGCGACTTCGAAGGGGACCTGGGCCGGTGCGCGAGCGCGGGCGTGGAGGCCGTGTTCGCGCCCGAGCCGAGCGTGATGTACCCGCCCGGCTACCAGACCTACGTGGACGTCACCGACGTCAGCCAGGGGCTGTGCGGCGAGCGGCGTCCCGGACACTTCCGGGGCGTCGCCACCATCGTCACGCAGCTGCTGGCGCTGTTCCGGCCGAAGGTGGCGCTGTTCGGGGAGAAGGACTACCAGCAGCTCCAGGTCATCCGGACGCTCAACCGCGACCTGCACCTGGGGGCGGACATCGTGGGCATGCCCACGGTGCGCGAAGCGGACGGGCTGGCGATGAGCAGCCGCAATGCCTACCTGTCCGCCGACGAGCGGCAGCGGGCGCTCGCCCTGTCGAAGGGCGTGCGAGCGGCCCAGGCCCTGCTGTCCTCCGGGACGCGGGACACGGGCGTGCTGGTGGACGCCGTCCGGCGCGAGCTGAAGGCGGCGGACCTGCGCGAGGACTATGTGGAGGTGCGGGACGCGGAGACGCTCTCGCCCCTCGGGACGGTGGCGCCGGGCCAGACGGCGCGCGTGCTGGTGGCGGCCTTCTGTGGCGCCACACGGCTCATCGACAACA
- the panB gene encoding 3-methyl-2-oxobutanoate hydroxymethyltransferase — translation MKDKVTIHTLKRLKQSGQKICMVTAYDATFARILDEGGADVLLVGDSLGMVIQGQDSTLPVTMDQMVYHSAAVSRGAKRAHVVGDLPFMSYQVSPQEAVRNAGRLVAEGNVGSVKLEGGAEFADTVRAIVRASIPVMGHLGLTPQSVHKMGGYVVQGRDEDAARRMLDDALALEEAGAYALVLEGVPLELARTITQSLKIPTIGIGAGKHCDGQVLVCYDLLGMNPDFKPKFVKRFANLHGNITEAANTYFAEVRAGTFPDEDHSFKANKNVRLVAATPVGPGVVDAPAEGVEKVGAIYGAPV, via the coding sequence TGCATGGTCACCGCCTACGACGCGACGTTCGCGCGCATCCTCGACGAGGGTGGGGCGGACGTCCTCCTGGTCGGTGACTCGCTGGGCATGGTCATCCAGGGGCAGGACTCCACGCTCCCGGTGACGATGGACCAGATGGTCTACCACTCGGCCGCGGTGAGCCGGGGCGCGAAGCGGGCGCACGTCGTGGGCGACCTGCCGTTCATGAGCTACCAGGTGTCGCCGCAGGAGGCGGTGCGCAACGCCGGCAGGCTCGTGGCCGAAGGCAACGTGGGCAGCGTGAAGCTGGAGGGCGGCGCGGAGTTCGCCGACACCGTGCGCGCCATCGTGCGCGCCAGCATCCCCGTCATGGGCCACCTGGGGCTGACGCCGCAGTCGGTGCACAAGATGGGCGGCTACGTGGTGCAGGGCCGCGACGAGGACGCCGCGCGCCGCATGCTGGATGACGCGCTGGCGCTGGAAGAGGCCGGGGCGTACGCGCTGGTGCTGGAGGGCGTGCCGCTGGAGCTGGCGCGCACCATCACCCAGAGCCTGAAGATTCCAACCATCGGCATTGGCGCGGGCAAGCACTGTGATGGCCAGGTGCTGGTCTGCTACGACCTGCTGGGCATGAACCCGGACTTCAAGCCGAAGTTCGTCAAGCGCTTCGCCAACCTGCACGGCAACATCACGGAAGCGGCGAACACGTACTTCGCGGAGGTCCGCGCGGGCACGTTCCCCGACGAGGACCACAGCTTCAAGGCGAACAAGAACGTCCGCCTCGTGGCCGCGACGCCCGTGGGCCCCGGAGTGGTGGATGCGCCCGCCGAGGGCGTGGAGAAGGTCGGCGCCATCTACGGGGCCCCGGTCTAG